One Dioscorea cayenensis subsp. rotundata cultivar TDr96_F1 chromosome 19, TDr96_F1_v2_PseudoChromosome.rev07_lg8_w22 25.fasta, whole genome shotgun sequence genomic window, atataagtaaaaaaaagttagttttatggggtatgcaagcaaatagtatttttatatgGGTATTCAAGTAATTTCATGGTTTTGCAGGGGTATGCAAATAATTCTCCCTAACAATTATTATATTGACAATAGCATCCCTACCTAAATAAAAGTcaattagaattatttataaaatttttatttgaaatgattttctataaataaattttttatttattaattaaaatttttaaacaaaagttgACGTATATTGGTGTTGCAGGAGCAAGTCTATGGCCCAAATGACAAcaatacaaacaataaaaaaaactaaatacaccatatttatttacaaaaaccagACACtattattgtaatttaaaatacaatatttatagctacaaattagtttatttttattgcaatTTAAAATAATGGTAATCAACAGAGCGTGCATTGGCCGAGAAAAAACCAAGCTTTCGCTCGGATCACCGGGTTAATGATTTGGTGGGCTGGGTGATGGGTTAGGATTTCCCAACCTCTGAACCTAGTggattaaactttttttattttttattttggcttACAAAGGCAGAGCCCCAATCAACTGAGCTACAATTTATTGTTTGTAGGTGgccaagaatatatatatagggaacgTTAATTGCATAAAATCGTAGAACATTCGTAGTTGTGAAAAATACAGTCATAGAGAGAGACGCAGTTGGGTTACTGGATAGgtgtttagtttttataaaattttcctaCAATTATGATCTGATGGTTCAGATCAAAATATTGTacaccatatttttttaatgtgctaTTATTTATCAGCACAGTAATTATTGTGCATTCAAAATTAGATATGTTAAATTTGAATTGGACAGCATATGCGAGTGTTTGAATTTATGGCCGTTAGTAGATGGTGAACccttatatatatgattataaaatttatgGCCGTTAGTAGATGGTGAAcccataaattattaaaaaaaaataacatgtagCTATagcttaatttataattaaataagtatgattataaaattgatatttatattttatttatttaaattaaaatgggACATAATAGTTGCTTTTGACTCTTTAAATTTACCATGAGAGGATAAAAAcgtctttttattttcaatatactCCACTTTCCATTTCTAAttgtatatcttaatttataatttaaaaaaaaatgtaaattttaaaaatctactaatataataatccacatcacattatttttaaaatgacacggtgattaaataatttagttttttggcacttctatttttcaacaatattctatatatttttcttaaatgatTTACAAAAGTCATGGGTTATTTTTCATTCcttatataaaaaatgtaaattttaaaatctactAATATAATAATCCACATCATATTATTTCTAAAATGACATGGTGAttaaataatttagtttttcggcacttctatttttcaataatattatatatatttttcttaaatgatTAACATAAATAATGTCATGAGTTATTCTTCATTccttatattaaaaatataaaatttaaaaatctactAATATAATTACCcacatcatattatttttaaaatggaaGGGTGATTAAATAATTTAGTTGTTTGGcacttctatttttcaataatattctgaatatttttcttaaatgatTATGATAAATAATGTATTGGGTTATTCTTCATTCCTTAACTTACTCTATGATAATTGATAACTCCATAATGTATGAAGCCAAATCAACaaactaaattttattataaaaaaatttagttatggtaagttaatttttaaaaaaaatggataaatcatccaaaatatattAGATAGAAAAAAATAGTTACATATATAATGTAGGTCGTGCAAGatataaaagaaattgatcGGTTATGTgattggataaaaaaatatatataatgcttataaaataatcaaatacacTCAGAACTAAGACAATAGTTAGTAAacgaaaataaaatagataagtaAAATAGTTTCAAAAAATGATCATCTAAAAAATCATTCATTTATGTGCATTCTATCAAAGTGGAGAATTAGATGTGTTCATTCATTTCCCTGGTGGGGAAAAGCCTTGTAGGCTTGTATTGACCGAGGTGGAAGTATAAGGTAACCAGGTAAGTGAATATGGTCTTTCAAAaactagttttttaaaataataataataaataaataaagcctttatttatttatttatttcttaaaaaattatgtgGCTGCTGGGTGTCAAACGTCAATTATATACGAACTTAATTAACTTATCCAAACATACCAAGCCAACTTTTTCAACATACGTTTCATACttttttttggttctttcttcacagatttttttttgaaataatagcatatattcattttttcatcttcaaccaaataatttaatattgtttaaacatctctttcatgcaaatcaaatcaaatatttctttGCAAAGCACATGACATTGGATCCACAAAGACAAATGAAAATTGACTACttcctaaaataaatatttccttAGCTTTCAAGTACTATGACATGAGCTCCATTCATGTTTCAATTTAAATGCTTATTATGATTCAACTTAACTTTCATAAAGACCATTTGATGTCATGCACTTTTAGATTACATAAATTTGCATATTAGTTGGctcacaataattaattaatagaatatatatacatataaaatgttACATTAGTCATTAACTTGTTAGTTGGCTACTTATTGCTCTATGACCATGCTAACTACTCTGCAATTTTGTCATCATTtttgtcttgaattttttttcctatacgTCAGCATCAAACTACTACTATTTTCATTATCACCGACAAAATAATTTGTCGTTAATtattagctatatatatatgtatatttgtgtggCTATTGATACATGTGATTTGTCCAACTCCACAATgagctttttatttttgaaaataataaaaaagttaaaataaaataaaataaaatccaacaatttgaaattttgaacaACTGCaaagctttaaaaaaaaggcCAAAAGAGTCATTGTACTCTCATACTTTTTAGGCTATTAGATAAGGATGGGAAgttcaaagaaaattttcaaatattgtgtTTCTGAACTCATGATAATTTTACTTAATTAGCActaattagaattaaatatttcctttaattattaatattaataattttaaaattaattattaagtatatttactttaaaattttcttaGAAACAGGTTTACGaaaatgtttggttgggaaaTATCCATGCTTCTTTGGtatatttattaacaaaaataagaatCCAAAACAGGtgaattatgtaaaataattttttaaactctaaagttataaattatcattaataaccataatttttttttcaaaattaaaattatagcATAATACACCTCAATCAATTAAAGGTATGaggatttttaaaaagttaatctaataaataaataaaaacctccTGATATATTGGTAATATCGAATCtctatttttattctaaaaaaagatatatttaaatcttaatttacacaaaataaaaactgttgttatattaaatattaactttatatttGTGCTCACCAGAATATGATTTAttcacattttataaaaaaataaaaataaaaataaataaattaaaacaatagtacaaaacaaacaaacaaacacctCTTTCACAAAGTTAACCAGTACAAGAGTCAAGATCTAATaacatttattcaaaataaagtgATGCTTAATTATtccaacaaacacaaacacctccttttaactcatttatttaaaaacatcaaacatTACAACCAACATAATAATTTTCACCACCATTATtaacatataaacaaatcattaaaagtaaaacacaataattaatCAAACATAATTAACTATTAACAACAGCACAATGCTTTCTAATCTCCCCTGAAGAACCAGTCTTAACATCAATCCTTCCCATCTTCTCCACTGACAAAGCAAACTCCCCCAAGAAAGTACTCAAAGGGCTATCAACAAGGGCAATAATGGAAGACTTGGTACCATTATTGGTGGTCAGAGCTCCATCTGATTGAAATAGTCCTCTTCTCTTCAGTAAAAGCTTGTAATATCCAAGATCAAATGTCAGAAAACTCCCTGGATCCATCTCAACTATTGTTGTGTTATCATTGATGCTCTTGCACTTGTTTTGTTTCAGATTTGATGCATACTCTGAGTCCAGTGATGGATCTTGATCTCCCTTTCCTGTGAAGTTGTATAACCTGTTGCTGAATGATGAGCAATGTGCTACTCCAATTGTGTGTGCTcctgtttaatatatatatatttacataaatatgtTAGCTcggttcttttttatttttattttttaataaaatacattttaaaaagtatatattaaaagtaatatttttttttattagtgagaTTCTAAGAGCCTGCTCTTGGTAaaccaatatttatttaataagatGTAAATCTATACACAGACAAAGAAGCTTGTGAAAGGATAGGTACTATTTCATAAGGGCATATGTGTAAAAATGTATATAATGCactttttttttggcaatttataaaccattttattcttttaaggGCATGATAGGCCTAGTGTTTTGTGTCTGTTCATTGAGTGTACTACTTCAATTATTTGACTAGATTAATTATTATGAGAtggaataatttaaatttataagcCTTCTAAATAAACTTTGCCTCAATAATCTTGATTGTAATGTAACACATAAAatacaaaccaacaaaaagaaaagaattttattttattttttatattaaagaaaaaaagaaagagaagaacaaaaagaaaagaataaactcACCAGATAGCAAAACAAGATCTGTCAAATTGAGTCCTTTGTTTGCAAAAGAAGTCTGAAGTTGTGTGAAGTTAAATGTTGGTGCCGGAATCTGTGAATTTGCTTCCGATTGATTTGATATGACTCCATCTCTTCTTCCAGTTGGAACTCGCCAAAACGGTCctcccttaaaaaaaaaaaaaaattaataaataaaaataatacaatgagaacccagacatatatatatatatatatatattcaaataatagGTACAGATCTTTTAACACTTACAATAACTCCAACTGCATCTCTTGCAGTCAGTGCAAGAACATCAGCACAAGAAACAACACCCGGGCACTCATTCTCAACCAAACTCTTCACTCTATCAATAAAGTCGAAGCCACGTAAAGTCAAGTTTGGATTGGCTGTTTTCTCCGACGGATTGTTGTTTGTCGAGTTTATCAACACCGACGCATCACAACCCTGACACgtacaaaatcataaaataaatatttttatttatatttatcaaattaaccaATATGATATGAGAGTATTTGTAGCTTACTCGAACAAAGCAATCATGGAAATGCATCCGGAGAAGAGGAGGAGCAAGAGATGGTGCATTTGAGATGTGTTGCTTGACAAACTCTTGGATGAGTTGCTCAGCTTTTGGACATGTCTTGCTGTAAAACCCTAACTGAAGATCACTTTGAACACTTGAGAAGAATGAGAAACAAAGTAGAGTGAGGAACAACATCATCTTCTCAAGTTATGGTTTGCAAATAATGTGCTTGGTTTtcaacctctctctctctttggaTATGTGTTTATATAGAGGAAAAAATGTCACCTTATGGTTTTGGAATTATTGTGTTGATATTTTGAAAGAAGGATGGAGTTGCATTTTGATGCCATGATTTGTGGAGGTGGCCAAAAGGACAAATGAGTGAAAGAAGAAGATGGTATTCAATATTGAAGTGATCTCTTTCCTGTGACTCTTCATTATTGGAGACCTGCTACTTTGTTTTTACACCTCATATCAATCACATGGGTCTTCTTATATTTATAAGTATAAAGTCACTcaggtttttgggttttttgtttatttggctGTTCAATGAACTTATCTGataatattgatttaaaaaaaaaaacttattatttggTTTAGTTTGGCTATGTTtgtagtgtaaaaaaaaaaaactatttatatatatatgtgtgtgtatgtgtgtgttttatttaGAAGTGATTGTGGTATGCTaggcttttaaaaattttaagttgtatgattaatttataaaagtaattttaagtTGATATCTTAGACAAGCTTTAGACCTATCTTCTTTTGTATTGAAGTAAAGAAAGCAAGTACAAACTTCTCTGCTTTTTCAATTTTAGTTTGAAGGAATTAAGATTATCTTATTATCATGTCactttaaactaattaaatacaaattaaattctTGCTCCATAACTTCATTATTATAAGCGGAGTGATAAACactgttatttaaaaaaaatagataaatcattgaaaatgcattagaaaaaaaaaaatggtgacaAATACAAATACAGGTATTAGGATAAGGACATGAATTTAAGGGATTAGAATAAATATATCAGTTAAAGTTAATAATTATCCATAATAATTACcgtaagttatatatatatatatatcttttttctttGGATCCTTGACGTGTTGTACTGTGGTCTTGACATTTCTTTTCGTTGGACAAGAAGCTACCAGGAAGGCTTTATAGGTAGTAGGCTGGTGTTTGTTGATATTTGTTaataatctaataataataatagagtcCATAGAGAGGACTATCCTACTGTCTCTTCACATCAACCAATAATATAAAACCTAAAagcacaaataataataataataataataataataataataataataatgttgctaatgaaaattttcaaattaactGAAAGGCTCGTAACCTAAAAATACTTTGTCTTATTATGAAAAGCAATGAGATAATAAAAATCCCAAAACTCATTGAAAGCAAGTGGATGCGGGTTTGCACTCAAAACCTTCGTCAATGATTGAATgattatttcattttgattttttttttctcttatttgtagtttttcattcaaattagCCAACAACCTTTTTAAATatactaatttaaaatttaactcatataaaataaaaatacaagtacgttaaaaatatctttacatttatgcacatttttaattaacataatttgaACATCACATTTCGTTAAAAACCGTTTAAATTAAAGGACTAATGAGTTCACGGAAGTGGAAAACATTGGTATTGCTTTTGTTTTACTTAACTTGATTAATGTGGAAAACCATGaacatgttttattatttttttttaatcaataaattaattagaatGTCAGGAGATCATGATCTTTAGGATATGCTTAACCATCACGCACTTAGATGGCATGAATGTTCCTACTAAATAAGTAACCTTTACTTGATTGATataatattattgattattttttaagactttaattttgtattgtttCTTCACCTTGTTTACAGTGAAAGAAAAGaacattgtttcttttcatttgttttgttcCTTAAAAGAAGGGAAATTGCAAGACAACTCACTTTGTGGGGCAGTTTTTTTAAAGACACATTTAAGTTATGTGCATTAGTTATGCATCCATATCATTGATGGTAAATGAGTGGTTTTGagaaacttaaaaattaaaaatgtttaaaaattgttagtttatttaattctttatggAAAGCATGGGAATAGACTCTTTATGGATCAATCACATGCAAACATGCAATGCaaactattaaattattatgaaatatataagctatatataaaattaataaagaggAAATGAGTCCATAATGTACCCCCACATTTTTTCTGACCACagtattcctatatatagacataaaaaaaataaataaaaataaaataattagaataatatattagctaataaattaatgaataaatctaatttttgtttaaaaaaccatttatacttaacccaaaattttcaaagcaatgttgaatttttttaaagttggcTCATTTTTTTAGGAGCCATATGTTCTAAACTAGTTTGGACAAAATATTGagagctttaaaaaaaaataaacctcttctaattgaatttaaattaatcCTAGACAAGTCcaatatagagaaatatttttCTCCGTAAAGTTCTAAACTAGTTTAGGGAGACATTGTgaacttcataaaaaaattagactGCTCccaatgcattttttttttatacataaagaGTTAAATAACTCAAATTTCTATTATTTGAACCCACCTTTATTTGTgaatatgaatttttataataGCAATAAAGCCCAAACATGGGGTGATcaccataaattttttttaaaaaaatgtcaatTCTTCTATTCCTCGTTTCCCATTTTTTCTACTTATTTTTAAAcccttattttattaatatatttttaaagacaaATGACATTGATTGAACTAATTCCTTTGGCCCAaccattttaatatattttcataattttatttaataattttctcttttttaaatgtattttttctttctaatttttccaaaataaaatcattttgtCAAATTATCGTTATAAGGGCAAAAAATAGATCAAAGACCTCTTGGCCTGTTAGTTTCGGATGttcattttaaagaaaatctaaaattaaatttccaAATCTATACAAAATGTAGACATAAATTTGTTGAGATAATAACTTTATGTGTCTTAaacttttctttaaatttagggcttgttatctatttgttttttttaaaaaaaaaacacagctCAAAAGTTctccaaaacatgaaaaacaaaattaaaaataattaacatgctTATTATTCCTCGaaagaatttaaatcaaaacaaaaaatttcctcacaaaaccaaacaaattctCATCATAGCACCTACTATCCATGCATTCAGAGATTTACTCATGATTGTCGCTTCTCTCTCTGCCCTTATTCATACgaaattaaacattattaaaaataataacaataaaacacctacttaattaattaattaattaacaaagcCACACTGTTTCCTAATCTCTCCTTGCTTCCCTGTAAGCACACCAATGTTTCCCATCTTCACCATTGACTCCCCAAAGTCCTTGAAAAACTCCGGCGAAGTTCCGGCGGCTTGCCGGAGAACATAGGCCTTGGTCTCAGGGTCATGAAGCAAAGCCTCGTCGGAAACGAAGAGCCCTCTTCTCTTTGCCACAAGCTTGTAGTAGCTAGTATCAAATGTCTTGAAGCTCCCCGGGTCCATTTCTACAAGGGTAGTTATGTCATTTGGCTTGCACTTAGATCTCAACCTTGCTGCATATTGCCTATCCAATGAAGGATCTGCATCTCCTTTTCCAGTGAAGTTGTATAAccttaatgagaatgatgggcAGTGACTTGTTCCAATTGTATGCGCTCCTGATCCATTTATTAACCAAAgttcatttaataaatatggatatatatatttatatatatatataaatatatatatttaataaatgtaGGCAAACCAGTTGCCATGAGAGGGCACATGCTTGATGAGCGTGATGAGCAATTACAAACTTAACAGCACATGTGCCCTCATTTTACGCAGACTGACGTTCGGATCTATCTTTTTAGCCATTATTGgcaaataacatatatatatttataaaccttatatgttggaaaaaaaatatttacttatatagttTTTATGTAAATCATTTCAATCTACTTATATACCTcctaattaaaaatcaattaacaatttttataaaaaaaaaaaaactatgaaggCAAATATCTttatatgcaaataaaagttttatatagaagtatataagcaaatatgatTTTCATGAACACATGTTAGTAAATCCCCACTTTTGTAGGTCTACACAAACTATTgaatttatatacaaaatttatcatataataataatatttgcttCATTTACATTTaggaatatatgtatattgaaaTAACTACTACTCACCGGAGAGAACAACAAGGTCCTTAGCACTCAAGCCTTTGCTAGCAAAGTTGGCCTTTGACTGAGTAATGTTGGCGAAAGGGGATGGCAGTCCAAAAATTGTCTCTATAGCATTAGATACCATGCCGTCTCTTCGACCGGTTAGTACTGGCCAAAATGGTccatttatctatatatatatatatatatatatgcaaaatgtTCAGTAGtgacatattaaaaaatatatatatacaaatgtagataaattatatatggatgataatatataaaattaattaccaGAAAAACAGCATCCCTAGCTACTAAAGCTATGATGTCTGCACAAGAGACTACTCCAGGGCAAGCTTTCTCCAATTTGGTCTTGATTCCATCGATCACACCATAACCTCTTAAACTTAAGTTTGGGATACCATCTTTTTCAGCAGTTCCATTCTTAGAATTGAGTAGAATTGATGCATCACAACCCTGtaaattttcatattcaaatccaaatttaaatttactataagaacaaaatatttatatattcaaatttaaatttactatAATTGTATGAAGTGAAGAAATACCCTAATGAAACAGTCATGAAAATGCAAGCGAAGCAAAGGTGCACCAAGGGTGGGAGCTAGGGAGATGACTCTCCTCATCTCTTTAAGGATAATGGCTTCGGCTTGAGGACATGTCTTTTGATAAAAGCCGACTTTCAAGCCTTGCGCATTCACCGACGATGATGACAATGCAATGAGAATGATGAAGAGATTGAGGAAGACATTGATGGAAGCCATCTTTGCAAATGTGATTGAGGTGGTGATAGTGATGAAGAAGATGTTAGTTTAGGACTCTATTTATATAGGTGAGTTTGAGACTTTAGATTGTGCTGATAATGGTTGGCATTGgacttttaatttcttttgttttgtttagtgCTAGCTAAGTGCCCTTGGTgcattgaaattttttagaAGAGAAGTGGAAACATGCTAGCAATGATAGGTTCATAAATTAAGAGACTTGACTTTCCTGTATCTTTGATGCATATATATGAACAAGAATGAAGTACTAATTAAAAGGGTTGGGAAGGAGTGCAAGAAAGAGTGAAAGAGCTAATGCATGTGCTTTGTTAATCAAGTCACTTGggatataaattataaaattagagAGTTCAACTTGCAAGAACATGGGTTCCATCACTTAACAAAAGACCATGACTTAATTGATCTTATTAAGAGCACATTATCTGGAGAGTTTCTTTGACTTTATAAGCTTAGTTCTAAGGTGAATAAATTTATGTCTTTGGCTTATGGTTGTATGAAGAGTTATcattatatatcatataaatgGGTTCTAATATGCAaattgtgtttatatatatatatatatatatatgtatgtatgtattacATTTCAATTGATTTTTGTGTGTATTTTAAAGTGACAAGAGTAGGTGTacttttgtttgtgaataatTGGAATCTTTGGTTTGAACGAAAGGATTAAAATTTTACCACCAAATGCTCCATTTGGTCAATCACTCTCATGCCATCAAGCGAGAAATTAAAGACTTAAACCAGAAAAATTAGAAAGTTGTCATTAACCAAATCAAccaagtatttatttttttataaatgtgtgtcgatatatatatattgtgtaatGATCTTTTAAAGTAATTAGATAAATTGTATTCTTTTATAATACGGGGAAAAATCTCCCCTACATGTGATAATTAGAATCTTAGATGGATGGTGTGATTTAGGATGGATAAATTAAATTTGGGTGCTCATTCATTCAATGGGAGGTTAAGATCATCCACCTATCTAATGGAGAAAATGGAATTTTTAATGGCAATGGAGGTTTActtgtttaataaataaacagtgAGAAAGAACTCTTCCAAAGGCAGAAAAGTCTACTTAGTCGAAGATGTTCTACCTTTAAAGATTGAGAAACGTTTTTTCCACTTTAGATTCGCCTTCCTCCTGAAATTAGTTCTCGCTTGATTTAGATATGGAAAGGTCCCTGTGGGCTAAAGGCACAAACCAATTTTGGTGTCTTAGTGTTTTTTCTCATAAGGAATCACCTAGAGGAGAGCTATGCCAAGACTAGTTCAAGGTGAAGTGGTTGCTCCTTACCAATgaccaagtggtctattggtagcCGGGTCCCCAATAGAATCCTTCATAAGTGGTGAGGGTTCGAATCTTGGGTGAGGGTACATTTttgggagtgtgagtagtggttgtgtgcgggtggtcccagCGCCCATGTGTGCGCGGGCCCCGCTCCCACTTGCTCCGCAGAGGCTTATGCACGCCCCTGCCTTTCTTAGCAGCTAGGCCGCTCATCTTGGCAAAAAACGCTTGCTCCTTCAATAAAATTGAGTTGAACCTCAATTTGAGGGTGAATTTTTTATAAGGTACTATCATTTAGAGGAAAGCTATGTCAAGACTAATACCACATCACTTGTAGTTGTTCACGTCAGCACGCATGTGTCAATTTACACTATTTttctgagagagagagagccatcATCTCCTTCTTTGTTCTAGGGAGTGAAAGAGAGGGAGAAAGAGCGGGAGCCAACATGTCTTCTTTATTCCAACGAGGGAGATAGCGAGTGCTAGCAGGGGAGGACAAGGGTTTGCAACCTTCGGCGAGCAAGGATAGAAAGCTGTACAAAAAAGAGACATGCCCAATAGTTGGTGTAAAGCAAGAGGCACAAAATAAAGATTCACTATCTCAATGTTACTGATCTTTCGGTTgtaaaacaaaactaaacaaacaaAGTCTCCAATACATGGAAAAGCGAGGTTATATAACC contains:
- the LOC120250064 gene encoding peroxidase 27-like — protein: MASINVFLNLFIILIALSSSSVNAQGLKVGFYQKTCPQAEAIILKEMRRVISLAPTLGAPLLRLHFHDCFIRGCDASILLNSKNGTAEKDGIPNLSLRGYGVIDGIKTKLEKACPGVVSCADIIALVARDAVFLINGPFWPVLTGRRDGMVSNAIETIFGLPSPFANITQSKANFASKGLSAKDLVVLSGAHTIGTSHCPSFSLRLYNFTGKGDADPSLDRQYAARLRSKCKPNDITTLVEMDPGSFKTFDTSYYKLVAKRRGLFVSDEALLHDPETKAYVLRQAAGTSPEFFKDFGESMVKMGNIGVLTGKQGEIRKQCGFVN
- the LOC120250560 gene encoding peroxidase 3-like; this encodes MMLFLTLLCFSFFSSVQSDLQLGFYSKTCPKAEQLIQEFVKQHISNAPSLAPPLLRMHFHDCFVRGCDASVLINSTNNNPSEKTANPNLTLRGFDFIDRVKSLVENECPGVVSCADVLALTARDAVGVIGGPFWRVPTGRRDGVISNQSEANSQIPAPTFNFTQLQTSFANKGLNLTDLVLLSGAHTIGVAHCSSFSNRLYNFTGKGDQDPSLDSEYASNLKQNKCKSINDNTTIVEMDPGSFLTFDLGYYKLLLKRRGLFQSDGALTTNNGTKSSIIALVDSPLSTFLGEFALSVEKMGRIDVKTGSSGEIRKHCAVVNS